The Thermogemmatispora onikobensis genome has a segment encoding these proteins:
- the speD gene encoding adenosylmethionine decarboxylase, whose product MAPPPVGKHILSELYSCDKNLMAQLDSEKLRAAVSRMTKEHNLTQLGAFCHQFDGGGITCLIALAESHIAIHTWPELGYATLEVYICNYQRDNSDAAERIHAALVSFFEPGKVETRRLAR is encoded by the coding sequence ATGGCACCCCCTCCGGTTGGAAAGCACATCTTGTCGGAACTGTATTCGTGCGACAAGAACCTGATGGCTCAGCTGGATAGCGAGAAGCTGCGTGCAGCCGTCTCTAGGATGACGAAAGAGCACAATCTCACGCAACTGGGAGCTTTTTGTCATCAGTTCGATGGGGGCGGTATCACCTGCCTGATCGCCCTGGCTGAGTCTCATATTGCTATCCATACCTGGCCAGAATTGGGCTACGCGACGCTGGAGGTCTACATCTGCAACTACCAGCGGGATAATTCCGACGCCGCTGAACGCATCCACGCCGCGCTCGTCTCTTTCTTCGAGCCAGGGAAAGTCGAAACTCGCCGGCTCGCCCGCTAA
- a CDS encoding NAD-dependent epimerase/dehydratase family protein, protein MQVFVAGATGVLGRALVPRLLQQGHTVRALVRSPERGRLIQAPGVELVSGDLLTEATAQQLPALVRGCHAVVHIATAIPQNPTEASAWETTTRLRTEGTRLLLAAARAAGARYYIQQSIAIAYPDGGERWLDETTPIDRSPQRATVCGPVIAMEEMVQAVDPTELGWCILRGGSFVGRGTAQDTLVARLREGQLVVICDGSNFISPIHVADMATAIIAALQPAAVGRIFNIVATPVRYGEYVDHIAALLQVPPPPRDLSMPCPPSFRCSNEAARKVLGWQPVHDTYEDVVSA, encoded by the coding sequence ATGCAGGTCTTTGTTGCCGGTGCAACAGGAGTTCTGGGGCGCGCGCTTGTTCCTCGCTTGCTCCAGCAGGGACATACGGTGCGCGCGCTGGTGCGCTCTCCCGAACGGGGACGACTGATCCAAGCCCCCGGAGTCGAGCTAGTCAGTGGCGACCTGCTGACCGAGGCCACCGCGCAACAGCTCCCGGCCCTGGTCCGTGGTTGTCATGCGGTGGTGCATATCGCGACAGCCATCCCGCAAAATCCCACCGAAGCCTCAGCCTGGGAAACTACTACTCGCCTGCGCACCGAGGGCACCCGGCTGTTGCTGGCAGCAGCGCGCGCGGCGGGGGCCCGCTACTATATCCAGCAGAGCATCGCCATCGCCTACCCCGATGGGGGCGAGCGCTGGCTCGATGAGACGACTCCAATTGACCGCTCGCCGCAGCGCGCTACGGTCTGCGGACCGGTGATCGCAATGGAGGAGATGGTCCAGGCCGTCGATCCCACTGAACTGGGATGGTGCATCTTGCGCGGCGGCAGCTTCGTCGGGCGCGGCACAGCCCAGGATACGCTGGTTGCTCGCCTGCGCGAGGGACAGCTTGTGGTGATCTGCGATGGGAGCAACTTTATTTCGCCGATTCATGTGGCCGATATGGCGACGGCTATCATCGCTGCTTTGCAGCCGGCGGCAGTGGGACGCATCTTTAACATCGTCGCAACGCCGGTCCGCTATGGGGAGTACGTGGACCACATCGCCGCCCTGCTGCAGGTGCCTCCTCCCCCACGCGATCTTTCAATGCCCTGCCCTCCTTCGTTCCGCTGCAGCAATGAGGCAGCCCGCAAGGTGCTGGGCTGGCAGCCAGTCCACGATACCTATGAGGATGTGGTCTCTGCTTAA
- the leuS gene encoding leucine--tRNA ligase, giving the protein MITRTKYDPKVIEPKWQTRWEEEQIYHAPDDSPKPKFYHLVMFPYPSGDLHMGHWYNYSPFDAYGRFMRRLGYNVMQPIGFDAFGLPAENAAIKRGIQAHDWTMANIERMRQQLRMMGAQWDWQREVVTCQPEYYKWTQWLFLQFYKHGLAYRTRAPANWCPGCNTTLANEQVLPNGTCERCGSTVIRKEIEQWLLRITQYAEELLRFDGIEWPEKTITMQRNWIGRSEGAEIRFFTEIAGERVEIPVFTTRPDTIYGVTFFVLAPEHPLVERLTTPEQRAAVEAYVERTRRMTEIERMNTEKEKTGVFTGGFVTNPVSGDRVPVWIADYVLLSYGSGAVMGVPAHDQRDFEFARTFGLPIRQVILPPGEEESDPATWSEAKAAYGTMINSGPFTGTPADQAIRRVISYLEEQGIGQSKVTYRLRDWLISRQRYWGAPIPIIYCPKDGTVPVPEDQLPVYLPEHVQFKPTGESPLRYEPAFLNTTCPQCGGPATREVDTMDTFICSSWYFLRYADPHNDTQAWSEEAIRRWLPVDQYVGGAEHATMHLLYARFFVKALRDMGYLHFDEPFLRLYHQGMVLGSDGQKMSKSRGNVEAPDKYVEKYGADTVRCYMMFIGPFDQGGSFKAENLEGVWRFLNRFWNLVTESWVSGTVSEEENEASRAIERLRHKTIKRVTEDLHHFRFNTALAALMEMNNALIKQQHEPVARTATYRQALETMMHLLAPMAPHITEELWEMTGHQGSIHLSDWPQYDEALTRDETFTLVVQVNGRVRERLEVPVETSEEEIRQLVLRNPRVAASIGDTPVEKFIYVPGRIANVVTRQASKPEQAQPAE; this is encoded by the coding sequence ATGATCACGCGCACAAAATATGATCCAAAGGTAATTGAACCAAAATGGCAGACTCGCTGGGAGGAGGAGCAGATCTATCACGCGCCGGACGATTCGCCTAAGCCCAAGTTCTATCATTTGGTGATGTTCCCCTACCCCTCCGGCGATCTGCACATGGGCCACTGGTACAACTATTCTCCTTTCGATGCCTATGGCCGCTTTATGCGCCGCCTGGGCTACAATGTTATGCAGCCCATCGGCTTCGACGCCTTCGGCCTGCCCGCCGAAAACGCCGCCATCAAACGCGGCATCCAGGCCCACGATTGGACAATGGCCAACATCGAACGCATGCGCCAACAGCTGCGCATGATGGGCGCTCAGTGGGACTGGCAGCGCGAGGTCGTGACCTGTCAGCCCGAGTATTATAAATGGACACAGTGGCTCTTCCTGCAGTTCTATAAGCACGGCCTGGCCTATCGCACTCGCGCCCCCGCAAACTGGTGCCCCGGCTGCAATACTACCCTGGCCAATGAGCAGGTGCTGCCTAACGGCACGTGCGAACGCTGCGGCAGTACGGTGATCCGCAAGGAGATCGAGCAGTGGCTGCTGCGCATCACTCAATACGCCGAGGAGCTGCTGCGCTTCGATGGCATCGAATGGCCCGAGAAGACTATCACGATGCAGCGTAACTGGATCGGACGCAGCGAGGGGGCAGAGATCCGTTTCTTTACCGAGATCGCCGGTGAGCGCGTCGAGATCCCCGTCTTTACCACGCGCCCCGATACGATCTACGGTGTGACCTTCTTCGTACTGGCCCCGGAGCATCCACTGGTCGAGCGCCTGACAACTCCTGAACAGCGCGCCGCGGTCGAGGCCTACGTCGAGCGTACCCGCCGCATGACTGAGATCGAGCGCATGAATACCGAGAAGGAGAAGACGGGCGTCTTCACCGGCGGCTTTGTCACCAATCCTGTCAGCGGCGACCGCGTGCCGGTCTGGATCGCCGATTATGTGCTGCTGAGCTATGGCTCGGGCGCGGTGATGGGCGTGCCTGCCCACGATCAGCGCGATTTCGAGTTCGCCCGCACGTTTGGCCTGCCCATCCGTCAGGTGATCCTGCCCCCAGGCGAGGAGGAAAGCGATCCGGCAACCTGGAGCGAGGCCAAGGCGGCCTACGGAACCATGATCAACTCCGGCCCCTTTACAGGAACGCCCGCCGACCAGGCCATCCGCCGCGTGATTAGCTACCTGGAGGAACAGGGCATCGGACAGTCGAAGGTGACTTACCGTCTGCGCGACTGGCTGATCAGCCGCCAGCGCTACTGGGGCGCCCCGATCCCCATCATCTATTGTCCCAAGGATGGCACGGTTCCCGTTCCCGAGGACCAGCTGCCCGTCTATCTGCCCGAGCATGTCCAGTTCAAGCCGACGGGCGAGTCCCCTCTGCGCTACGAACCGGCCTTCTTGAATACAACCTGCCCCCAGTGCGGCGGCCCGGCTACGCGCGAGGTCGATACGATGGACACCTTCATTTGCTCGTCCTGGTACTTCCTGCGCTACGCCGATCCGCATAACGACACACAGGCCTGGAGCGAGGAGGCCATCCGCCGCTGGCTGCCGGTCGACCAGTATGTGGGCGGCGCCGAGCACGCTACCATGCACCTGCTGTACGCGCGCTTCTTCGTCAAGGCCCTGCGCGATATGGGCTATCTGCATTTCGATGAGCCGTTCCTGCGCCTGTATCACCAGGGCATGGTCCTGGGCTCCGACGGCCAAAAGATGTCAAAGTCGCGCGGCAACGTCGAGGCCCCCGATAAGTATGTCGAGAAGTACGGCGCCGATACGGTGCGCTGCTACATGATGTTCATCGGCCCCTTCGACCAGGGCGGTAGCTTCAAAGCAGAGAACCTGGAAGGCGTCTGGCGCTTCCTGAACCGCTTCTGGAACCTGGTGACGGAAAGCTGGGTCAGCGGCACAGTCAGCGAGGAGGAGAACGAGGCAAGCCGCGCCATCGAGCGCCTGCGCCATAAGACGATTAAGCGGGTCACCGAGGACCTGCATCACTTCCGCTTCAATACAGCCCTGGCCGCTTTGATGGAGATGAACAATGCCCTGATCAAACAACAGCACGAGCCGGTCGCTCGCACCGCCACCTATCGCCAGGCCCTGGAGACCATGATGCACCTGCTGGCTCCGATGGCCCCTCATATCACCGAGGAGCTGTGGGAAATGACCGGCCACCAGGGCAGCATCCATCTGAGCGACTGGCCACAGTATGATGAGGCCCTGACACGCGATGAAACTTTCACGCTGGTGGTCCAGGTCAATGGGCGCGTGCGCGAACGCCTGGAGGTGCCGGTCGAGACATCCGAGGAGGAGATCCGTCAGCTGGTGCTGCGCAATCCGCGCGTGGCCGCCTCTATCGGCGATACCCCCGTGGAGAAGTTCATCTACGTGCCAGGCCGCATCGCAAATGTGGTTACACGCCAGGCTTCGAAGCCAGAGCAGGCCCAGCCAGCAGAGTAA
- the recG gene encoding ATP-dependent DNA helicase RecG, with protein MTTGASTALKPYIERARKVLQHEQHTNHQDQAVKPGGLEAFVRRWLDEIGPVCHASGRDLRPFYRLASCLEGYRQQDPLQRAANLRAALALLNELESEDSAVPGRQPSSGPRSSAPPNEPLGQSPRSAPTIASATPARSSKPVEAGRGGREHQEAGLDRIALDSNSSPGHAALTLLTTDVSAIHGVGPTVATRLHSLGIRTVGDLLFYFPREHRDYSKLLSIAELPFDELVTTRGLIWEVKTSRTGSGRTRTVATLSDGTGRLSAVWFNQPYLQKQLSEARGEWLVVTGVKQRFGNKVTFTVRSHELPEKGELLNTGILVPIYSLTEGLPARTMRRLTRWVVDRYAALIPDHLPATIRQAAGLLPLSEAVAQMHYPATEEQLAAARRRLAFDELFLIQLGMQERRTRWQRELPSGQAFRVDLARVFAEPTAAEREAVQAAAATQELNLQASQNAPSPQPGSTLWAPLADQRPFEATLPFRFTAAQRRVLCEILGDLSRSQPMCRLLQGDVGSGKTAVAAAALFVAALNGYQGAIMAPTEILAEQHARSIGAMLAPFGIRTVLLTGGLRPRERALGRAAIESGEAAVAIGTHALIQEDVTFQRLGLVIIDEQHRFGVEQREALRQKGYHPHMLVMTATPIPRTLALTLYGDLDLSVIDQLPPGRQKVITRWRTGARREEAYRLIEQQLAEGRQAFIICPLVDESESLSARAVTAEYERLSREVFPHRRLGLLHGGMKPAEKDAVMRRFRDHELDILVATSVVEVGIDVPNATVMVIEDADRFGLSQLHQFRGRVGRGAHQSYCYVLSADASLQARERLAIFQETDDGFKLAEHDLRLRGPGDFIGVRQSGMPELRIADFNDTRLIEETRTLAARLWASDPYLRRPEHAPLREHLSRFWQAFIPH; from the coding sequence ATGACAACAGGAGCCAGCACCGCACTCAAGCCATATATCGAGCGCGCCCGCAAAGTGCTTCAACACGAACAGCACACCAATCATCAGGACCAGGCCGTCAAACCTGGGGGGCTGGAAGCCTTTGTGAGACGCTGGCTGGACGAGATCGGACCTGTTTGCCATGCGTCAGGACGTGACCTACGCCCTTTCTATCGCCTGGCCTCCTGTTTAGAGGGCTATCGCCAGCAGGACCCGCTGCAGCGGGCAGCCAATTTGCGGGCCGCTCTAGCCCTCCTGAACGAGTTGGAGAGTGAGGATAGCGCCGTTCCTGGCCGCCAACCTTCTTCAGGGCCAAGATCGTCAGCCCCCCCCAACGAGCCACTCGGGCAGTCGCCCCGCTCGGCGCCAACAATAGCCTCTGCCACCCCAGCGCGCTCTAGCAAGCCAGTGGAAGCGGGCCGCGGAGGCCGTGAACACCAGGAGGCTGGGCTGGACCGGATCGCCCTGGATAGCAACAGCTCACCTGGTCACGCGGCCTTGACGCTGCTGACGACCGATGTCTCCGCCATTCATGGCGTAGGCCCAACGGTCGCAACTCGCCTGCACAGTCTGGGTATCCGCACGGTTGGCGACTTGCTCTTCTATTTTCCACGCGAGCACCGCGACTACAGCAAGTTGCTTAGTATCGCCGAGCTGCCTTTTGACGAGCTAGTCACCACCCGCGGACTTATCTGGGAGGTGAAAACGAGCCGCACGGGCAGCGGGCGCACACGTACGGTAGCCACCCTTAGCGACGGCACCGGTCGTCTCAGCGCGGTCTGGTTCAACCAGCCCTATCTGCAAAAGCAGCTGTCCGAGGCGCGGGGCGAGTGGCTGGTCGTCACGGGAGTCAAACAGCGCTTCGGCAATAAGGTCACTTTCACAGTGCGCAGCCATGAGCTGCCCGAGAAAGGCGAGCTGCTCAATACGGGCATCCTTGTCCCCATCTATTCGCTCACCGAGGGTCTGCCAGCTCGCACGATGCGCCGCCTGACGCGCTGGGTCGTCGATCGCTATGCGGCTCTCATCCCCGACCATCTGCCCGCGACGATTCGGCAGGCTGCGGGACTGCTGCCTTTGTCGGAGGCCGTGGCCCAGATGCACTACCCAGCCACTGAGGAGCAGCTTGCCGCTGCTCGACGTCGTCTGGCCTTCGACGAGCTGTTCCTGATCCAGCTCGGCATGCAGGAGCGTCGAACACGCTGGCAGCGTGAACTCCCCAGCGGTCAGGCGTTCCGGGTCGACCTGGCGCGCGTCTTCGCCGAGCCAACAGCAGCCGAGCGCGAAGCGGTCCAGGCCGCCGCTGCCACTCAGGAGCTGAATCTCCAGGCTTCTCAGAATGCCCCATCTCCTCAGCCAGGTTCAACGCTGTGGGCCCCGCTGGCGGATCAGCGTCCTTTCGAGGCTACCCTTCCTTTCCGCTTCACAGCGGCCCAGCGCCGCGTGCTCTGCGAGATCCTGGGCGACCTCAGCCGCAGCCAGCCAATGTGCCGGCTGCTGCAAGGTGACGTCGGCTCGGGCAAAACTGCCGTGGCCGCCGCTGCTCTCTTTGTGGCCGCTCTCAATGGTTACCAAGGCGCGATCATGGCTCCGACCGAGATCCTGGCCGAGCAACACGCACGCAGCATCGGCGCTATGCTCGCTCCCTTCGGCATCCGCACTGTACTGCTCACTGGGGGACTGCGTCCCAGGGAGCGCGCTCTTGGACGCGCGGCCATCGAGAGTGGCGAGGCGGCTGTGGCCATCGGAACCCATGCCTTGATCCAGGAGGATGTGACTTTCCAGCGCCTGGGCCTGGTGATTATCGACGAACAGCATCGCTTTGGCGTGGAACAGCGCGAGGCCCTCCGTCAGAAGGGCTACCATCCCCATATGCTGGTGATGACAGCGACCCCAATTCCGCGCACGCTGGCGCTGACGCTCTACGGAGACCTGGATCTCTCGGTCATCGATCAGCTTCCGCCAGGCCGCCAGAAGGTGATTACCCGCTGGCGCACCGGCGCCCGCCGCGAGGAAGCCTATCGCCTGATCGAGCAACAGCTTGCCGAGGGCCGCCAAGCCTTCATTATTTGCCCATTGGTCGACGAGTCTGAGAGCCTGAGCGCCAGGGCAGTCACTGCCGAATATGAGCGGCTGAGCCGCGAGGTATTTCCTCATCGTCGGCTGGGCCTGCTGCACGGCGGGATGAAGCCCGCGGAGAAGGACGCCGTCATGCGCCGCTTCCGCGATCACGAGCTGGATATCCTGGTGGCGACCTCGGTGGTGGAGGTGGGCATCGATGTGCCGAATGCTACTGTCATGGTGATCGAAGACGCCGATCGCTTCGGTCTCTCGCAGCTCCACCAGTTCCGTGGCCGCGTCGGACGCGGCGCTCATCAGTCCTATTGTTATGTGTTGAGCGCCGATGCAAGCCTACAGGCCCGTGAGCGCCTGGCAATCTTCCAGGAGACCGACGACGGCTTTAAGTTGGCCGAGCACGATTTGCGTCTGCGCGGTCCAGGCGATTTCATTGGCGTGCGTCAGAGCGGGATGCCCGAGCTACGGATCGCCGATTTCAACGACACGCGCTTGATCGAGGAGACACGCACTCTGGCTGCGCGCCTATGGGCAAGTGATCCTTATCTGCGACGCCCCGAACACGCGCCGCTACGGGAACACCTGAGCCGCTTCTGGCAAGCCTTCATCCCACACTAG
- a CDS encoding ArsA family ATPase: MRMILYLGKGGVGKTTVAAATAVRSAQLGKRTLVVSTDLAHSLADCLKQPLTSEPSELAPLLWAQEVNVLDEMRRSWGKLQSTLSTLLRAQGLNSIMAEELALIPGMDEIVSLLNIYRNARDGAFEVVVIDAAPTGETVRLLSMPDTFQWYAGRIAGLQNSALNLARPLIKAFLPSAEVLDAIQLLSERVTALRTVLSDPAVSSYRPVVNPERMVIKEALRAETYLALFGYPIDGVVCNRVLPPGPYQDQFMQQMYQSQEKLRRHIQQTFAPLPVWEAPYYAQEPLGIERLAELACAIFGEQDPTQVFYRGPVQEVIEQDGHYVLRLPLPHIELEKVLMTKKGDEMIIEIGNFKRDIPLPAVLASQEATVARFVDKALEIHFAPPASQPASEREKSA, translated from the coding sequence ATGCGAATGATTCTCTATCTCGGCAAGGGTGGCGTGGGGAAAACAACGGTGGCCGCTGCTACTGCCGTCCGCTCAGCTCAGCTCGGCAAGCGGACGCTCGTGGTGAGTACCGACCTGGCCCATAGTCTCGCCGATTGCCTGAAGCAGCCTCTGACCTCGGAACCGAGCGAGCTGGCTCCCCTGTTGTGGGCCCAGGAGGTGAATGTGCTCGATGAGATGCGACGCAGTTGGGGGAAACTGCAGAGCACGCTGAGCACTCTCCTGCGCGCTCAGGGCTTGAATAGTATCATGGCCGAAGAACTGGCCCTGATCCCTGGCATGGATGAAATCGTGAGCCTGCTCAATATCTACCGTAATGCCCGCGACGGCGCTTTTGAGGTGGTGGTAATCGATGCTGCCCCCACTGGCGAAACGGTGCGCCTGCTGAGCATGCCCGATACTTTCCAGTGGTATGCCGGGCGTATCGCCGGCCTGCAAAACAGTGCGCTCAATCTGGCACGCCCCTTGATTAAGGCTTTCCTCCCATCAGCAGAGGTATTGGACGCCATCCAGTTGCTCAGCGAGCGCGTCACGGCCCTCCGCACCGTGCTGAGCGACCCCGCCGTTAGCTCCTATCGCCCAGTCGTGAATCCAGAACGCATGGTGATTAAGGAGGCGCTGCGTGCTGAAACCTATCTCGCTCTCTTCGGCTATCCCATCGACGGCGTGGTCTGCAACCGCGTCTTGCCGCCCGGTCCTTACCAGGATCAGTTTATGCAACAGATGTATCAGAGCCAGGAAAAGCTTCGTCGCCATATCCAGCAGACCTTCGCTCCTCTGCCCGTCTGGGAGGCCCCTTACTACGCTCAGGAACCGCTCGGCATCGAGCGTTTGGCCGAGCTGGCTTGCGCCATCTTCGGTGAGCAGGACCCAACCCAGGTCTTCTATCGCGGGCCTGTTCAGGAGGTCATCGAGCAGGATGGCCATTACGTCCTGCGCCTTCCTCTCCCCCATATCGAGTTGGAGAAGGTTCTGATGACGAAAAAAGGAGATGAGATGATCATCGAGATCGGCAATTTTAAGCGCGATATCCCTCTGCCTGCTGTGCTGGCCAGCCAGGAGGCAACGGTGGCGCGCTTCGTCGATAAGGCCCTGGAAATCCATTTTGCGCCGCCCGCCAGCCAGCCGGCGTCGGAGCGCGAGAAATCGGCCTGA
- the speE gene encoding polyamine aminopropyltransferase: protein MHLMKQMQAQNWLIDFRGGTRANMYRVLKTVVATRSPYQEILILDTIGFGRALFLDGIPQSSALDEHIYHEALIHPVLIAHRQPKKVFIVGGGEGASLREVLRHNTVERVVMVDIDDTLVALAREHLGEWHQGAFDDPRVELVHTDARGYLEKTNETFDSVIVDATDPLEGGPAALLFTTEFFQLAKSRLNPGGTFGMQAEATDIGVCEAHASIIKTLKQCFKSVFSYQAMVTFFGLPWGFAVASDADIAARFTPEVIAATLRERGCTNLRFYDVESHQHMFALPKYVRDAIEDPNVGMIIRDDRVLVVE, encoded by the coding sequence ATGCATTTGATGAAGCAGATGCAGGCACAGAACTGGCTGATAGATTTTCGCGGGGGCACGCGGGCCAACATGTACCGTGTGCTCAAGACGGTTGTTGCCACCCGGTCGCCGTATCAGGAGATCCTGATTCTGGACACCATCGGTTTTGGGAGGGCGCTTTTTCTGGATGGCATTCCGCAGTCCTCGGCCCTAGACGAGCACATCTATCACGAAGCGCTCATTCATCCAGTCCTCATTGCACATCGGCAGCCCAAGAAGGTTTTCATTGTTGGAGGGGGAGAGGGAGCCTCGCTTCGTGAAGTACTGAGGCACAACACCGTTGAGCGGGTAGTGATGGTAGACATTGACGACACGCTGGTGGCGCTGGCCAGGGAGCATTTGGGGGAGTGGCACCAGGGAGCCTTTGACGATCCGCGAGTTGAGCTAGTGCATACGGATGCGCGGGGCTATCTAGAGAAGACCAACGAGACCTTTGACAGTGTCATTGTTGACGCCACAGACCCACTGGAGGGGGGGCCGGCGGCCCTGCTCTTCACCACTGAATTTTTCCAGCTGGCCAAGTCGCGACTCAATCCGGGGGGGACTTTTGGCATGCAGGCTGAAGCGACCGACATTGGAGTCTGTGAGGCGCATGCCTCGATCATCAAGACCCTGAAGCAGTGCTTCAAATCGGTGTTTTCCTATCAGGCGATGGTCACTTTCTTTGGTCTCCCCTGGGGCTTTGCTGTAGCCAGTGACGCGGACATCGCGGCGCGCTTTACGCCGGAGGTTATCGCGGCCACGCTGCGGGAGAGGGGTTGCACCAATCTCAGATTTTACGATGTTGAGTCGCACCAGCACATGTTTGCTCTGCCCAAGTACGTACGGGATGCCATCGAAGACCCGAACGTGGGCATGATCATCCGGGACGACCGTGTCCTTGTAGTGGAATAG
- a CDS encoding sensor histidine kinase produces MQATRVKEGRRPLILMRLRQSAEVRKLYAARVPWWRRAPIGYLLCIPIVACGLGIVYLEHFFALHIYVPDLPLVLPVLLVALLWGVGPALCAALLCTLALIYIYVPPQGAFMVLPRVQWAADNIDKLAEIMPFFLIEVGIAIIAGQRESARRRALLAELEAQARAQDLEQLNEELKRVDMLKDHFISVASHELKTPITTIRGQAQIALRRLTRVADLPPELENVRLALQKIDEQTYRLSALIDDMLALSSIQAGKLKLRPRACDLVEICREAVEDQQLVSGRTITLSTPVESLTIKADSDRLHQVLTNLLSNAIKYSPEHTPVEVGLACLDGQVEIRVRDHGRGIPEDQREQIFQAFYRTPEAQASPKDGWGLGLAICKDIVERHGGRIWCEPAPGEGTVFVIVLPVNLD; encoded by the coding sequence ATGCAAGCCACACGTGTCAAGGAAGGTCGCAGGCCACTGATTCTCATGCGTCTTCGCCAGAGCGCGGAAGTGCGCAAGCTCTACGCCGCGCGGGTGCCCTGGTGGCGGCGCGCTCCGATTGGGTATCTACTGTGTATTCCGATCGTGGCCTGTGGGCTGGGGATCGTCTATCTAGAGCATTTCTTTGCCCTGCATATCTATGTGCCGGACCTGCCGCTGGTTTTGCCGGTACTGCTTGTCGCCTTGCTATGGGGAGTTGGGCCGGCCCTGTGCGCTGCACTGCTCTGCACCCTGGCGCTCATCTATATTTATGTTCCCCCACAAGGGGCCTTTATGGTGTTGCCGCGTGTCCAGTGGGCTGCGGACAACATCGACAAGCTCGCCGAGATCATGCCTTTCTTTCTGATCGAGGTGGGCATCGCCATTATCGCCGGCCAGCGTGAGTCGGCGCGGCGCCGCGCCTTGCTGGCTGAGCTGGAGGCCCAGGCCCGGGCCCAGGATCTGGAGCAGCTCAACGAAGAATTGAAGCGTGTAGATATGCTCAAGGACCACTTTATCTCGGTGGCCTCACATGAGCTGAAGACCCCCATCACCACCATTCGTGGTCAGGCTCAGATCGCCCTGCGGCGTCTCACACGTGTGGCTGATCTACCACCCGAACTGGAGAATGTGCGCCTGGCCTTGCAGAAGATCGACGAGCAGACCTATCGGCTCAGCGCGCTCATCGATGACATGCTGGCGCTGAGCAGCATTCAGGCCGGCAAGCTCAAGCTGCGGCCTCGTGCCTGTGACCTGGTAGAGATCTGCCGCGAGGCCGTTGAAGATCAACAGCTCGTCTCAGGTCGCACGATTACCCTCTCCACCCCTGTGGAGAGCCTCACAATCAAGGCTGACTCCGACCGCCTCCATCAGGTATTGACCAATCTCCTCAGCAATGCCATCAAATACTCGCCCGAGCATACGCCTGTCGAAGTCGGCCTGGCCTGCCTGGATGGTCAGGTAGAGATCCGCGTACGTGATCATGGTCGAGGCATCCCTGAGGACCAGCGGGAGCAGATCTTTCAGGCTTTTTATCGGACGCCCGAGGCTCAGGCCTCGCCCAAAGATGGCTGGGGCTTGGGCCTGGCCATCTGTAAAGATATTGTGGAGCGGCACGGCGGGCGCATCTGGTGCGAGCCTGCCCCTGGCGAGGGCACAGTCTTCGTCATAGTCCTGCCCGTGAATCTGGACTGA